Proteins encoded in a region of the Cydia pomonella isolate Wapato2018A chromosome 3, ilCydPomo1, whole genome shotgun sequence genome:
- the LOC133516192 gene encoding serine protease inhibitor 2.1-like → MQTIVFLLFVATCYAEEFSARSRNFSIELLHHTQKQTGGHVVISPFGIWTLMTGVALGATGNSFAELQRAFILPRSKKTVIAGYKELTKAVLNPSTNGVSLTSKNFVFIDDDFTLNPDFRKTISTDFDATIKVLDFKNPDLAAGKANNFIQNSGGRVSNVLTSDDFAESRMILTNVISFKGLWLSPFNTSETTVENFYNENNDVVGQVNMMYQRTEFPFSNIVELKAFVVELPYGNDGKYAMLLILPHPRVKLDDVYRRLANVTLTEITKKLQSDIDEYGMTDVDIKLPRFKISTNVVMNKPLNDMGVYDIFQPDVASFKRVTNENIYVSAIVHKADIEVTETGTVASASTSANFADRISTPLMRANKPFTYFIIEKTTTTVIFGGIYSKPTVY, encoded by the coding sequence ATGCAGACCATAGTTTTCCTACTATTTGTCGCGACATGTTATGCTGAGGAGTTTAGTGCGCGATCAAGAAACTTCAGCATCGAACTTTTGCATCATACACAGAAACAAACTGGTGGACATGTTGTAATATCGCCTTTTGGAATATGGACCCTAATGACCGGAGTCGCGCTCGGTGCAACAGGCAACAGTTTCGCGGAGTTGCAACGCGCTTTCATCCTCCCAAGGAGCAAGAAAACCGTTATTGCCGGTTACAAAGAATTGACAAAAGCCGTGCTAAATCCATCCACAAACGGAGTATCACTAACAAGCAAAAACTTTGTATTCATTGACGACGATTTCACTTTGAATCCGGACTTTCGGAAAACGATTAGCACAGATTTCGACGCAACAATAAAAGTACTCGATTTTAAGAATCCTGACCTGGCGGCCGGCAAAGCGAACAATTTTATCCAAAATTCCGGGGGGCGAGTCTCTAACGTGCTAACCTCAGATGACTTTGCTGAGTCCAGGATGATTTTAACTAATGTGATATCCTTTAAAGGCTTATGGTTATCTCCCTTCAACACGAGCGAAACAACAGTTGAGAACTTTTACAATGAAAACAATGATGTCGTAGGGCAAGTCAACATGATGTATCAGAGAACGGAGTTTCCATTCTCCAATATCGTTGAACTAAAAGCGTTTGTTGTCGAATTGCCGTACGGAAATGATGGAAAATATGCTATGCTGTTAATTCTGCCACATCCCCGAGTAAAGTTGGACGATGTCTATAGAAGGCTAGCGAATGTGACTCTTACAGAAATAACAAAGAAGCTACAGAGCGATATAGACGAATACGGAATGACTGATGTTGACATTAAACTTCCCAGATTCAAGATTAGTACGAATGTTGTTATGAACAAGCCCTTAAATGACATGGGTGTTTACGACATTTTTCAACCAGATGTCGCGAGTTTCAAACGTGTGACGAATGAGAATATTTATGTCTCGGCCATTGTGCACAAAGCTGACATTGAAGTCACTGAAACTGGAACAGTAGCCTCTGCTTCGACTTCCGCCAATTTCGCCGATAGGATATCGACGCCACTTATGAGAGCCAATAAGCCTTTTACGTACTTTATTATTGAGAAAACTACCACGACTGTTATATTTGGTGGCATATATTCGAAACCTACTGTTTATTAA